In Candidatus Neomarinimicrobiota bacterium, the DNA window TGCCTGGTTTGCGGGCGGACTCATCTTCCTTTCCATTGGAGACCTGCTCAAGATTTTTCCGTCAAAAATTCCAAAGATTTTGATGCATATGTATTTTGCCCAGATATTGTATTTTGGGTTGGCGCTGATTTAATAATTTTATAGAGGTGACTTTGAAAGTTTACAATATGGATGAAACGCAGGTATTGCCGATTTCTCTCGACGTGGCGTGGGATTTTTTCTCGGATCCGGCCAACCTGGAGGAAATTACGCCTCCGTGGCTGAAGTTCAGCATACAATCGCATGACGAGGGGGAGATGTATCCCGGAATGCTTATCCGGTACAAGGTCACCGCGCTGTTCGGCATTCCGATGAACTGGATCACCGAAATCACCCAGGTGAGGGAAGGGGAATACTTCATCGACGAGCAGCGGTTCGGTCCGTACAGGTTCTGGTATCATCAGCATCATTTCAGCGAGGTTGAAAACGGGACGAAAATCAGGGATATTCTCCACTATGGACTGCCGTTTGGGATAATTGGAAGAATTGTACACGCAGTCAAAGTGAAGGGACAATTGCGGGAGATTTTTGAATATAGACACCGGATTTTGCGGGAACGATTTGGAGAATAATTGCGCTGTTTGGGGCTGAAGCCCCATTTGTTTTGTGCCATTTAACCCCGCCATAGATGGCGGGGCTAGTCAATTTTGTCGCTATTCATTCATATGAATAGCCCCGGGCTTTCCCAAAGGGATCTCCATGAGGCAGCCCGGGGATAAAGATAAACTACAAATGATTGGCCCATTAAGGCTATTGTCGCAACGAAATGCAATCCAAAATCCACCCGAACCGAATTCAGCGATTAAACAACAAGAGCATCAGTCCGGACGGCTCGTACGTCCTCTACTGGATG includes these proteins:
- a CDS encoding SRPBCC family protein: MDETQVLPISLDVAWDFFSDPANLEEITPPWLKFSIQSHDEGEMYPGMLIRYKVTALFGIPMNWITEITQVREGEYFIDEQRFGPYRFWYHQHHFSEVENGTKIRDILHYGLPFGIIGRIVHAVKVKGQLREIFEYRHRILRERFGE